In Cystobacter ferrugineus, the following are encoded in one genomic region:
- a CDS encoding ketopantoate reductase family protein, with the protein MNDKPRVLLVGAGAVGQVFGTYLRAAGCELSFLVKEKYAEEARRGYTLYALEKRQRAPEPLFLSGFDILVSAPEAARRRFDQVWLCVSSTALRAGDWVEQLARHTGEATWVMLQPALDDRDFLLRFIPPERLVSGMIPFLSFHAPLRPEDTFPPSGTAFWFPPLARGLFSGPPERLGAVLRTLRAGGYPASATGDATRAAAIPTAVLTVTVAGLEAAGWRFERFLQPDSLERVHRAAREAVRIVARHTGARASFVPPLLRPALFKALLPLASRVVPIDLETYLRVHFTKVGDQGRAILRTYIALGRSAGLPVRYLQEFQS; encoded by the coding sequence ATGAACGACAAACCTCGAGTCCTGCTCGTGGGAGCCGGAGCCGTGGGCCAGGTGTTCGGCACGTACCTGCGGGCGGCGGGCTGTGAGCTGTCCTTCCTCGTGAAGGAGAAGTACGCGGAGGAAGCCCGGCGGGGCTACACGCTGTACGCGCTGGAGAAGCGCCAGCGCGCGCCCGAGCCCCTCTTCCTCTCCGGCTTCGACATCCTCGTGTCGGCGCCGGAGGCCGCGCGGCGGCGCTTCGATCAGGTGTGGCTGTGCGTCTCCTCCACGGCCCTGCGCGCGGGAGACTGGGTGGAGCAGCTCGCCCGGCACACCGGGGAGGCCACCTGGGTGATGCTCCAGCCCGCGCTCGATGACCGCGACTTCCTCCTGCGGTTCATCCCCCCCGAGCGGCTCGTCTCCGGGATGATTCCCTTCCTCAGCTTCCACGCCCCCCTGCGGCCGGAAGACACCTTCCCCCCCTCCGGCACGGCCTTCTGGTTCCCTCCCCTGGCGCGGGGACTGTTCAGCGGCCCGCCGGAGCGGCTCGGGGCCGTGCTGCGCACGCTCCGGGCCGGGGGCTATCCGGCGAGCGCCACCGGGGACGCCACCCGCGCGGCGGCCATCCCCACCGCGGTGCTGACCGTGACGGTGGCCGGGCTGGAGGCGGCGGGGTGGCGCTTCGAGCGCTTCCTCCAGCCGGACTCCCTGGAGCGGGTGCATCGCGCCGCGCGGGAGGCCGTGCGCATCGTCGCCAGGCACACGGGGGCCAGGGCCTCCTTCGTGCCGCCGCTGCTCCGGCCCGCCCTGTTCAAGGCGCTCCTGCCGCTGGCCTCCCGGGTGGTGCCCATCGACCTGGAGACCTACCTGCGCGTCCACTTCACCAAGGTGGGCGACCAGGGCCGGGCCATCCTGCGCACCTACATCGCGCTGGGCAGGAGCGCGGGGCTGCCGGTGCGCTACCTCCAGGAATTCCAGAGCTGA
- a CDS encoding ABC transporter permease: MVLVGLLGAWALAAHFGPWPHHLFPGPRAVADSLWAMARDGRLWDALVRSLGRLAQGYGISVLIGVPLGLAMGRIALVRRTLRPLVMGLQALPSICWLPLALLWFGLTETSIIFVVVMGSVLAISIAVEDGVMSVDPLLLRVASTYGIRGARFYGGVLLPAALPGIVTGLKLGWSFAWRALMAGELLYVSGGLGQLLTMGRELMETAQVMAVMVCIIAVGTLIDRVLFQTVETRVRRRWGLVSG; encoded by the coding sequence ATGGTCCTCGTGGGATTGTTGGGAGCGTGGGCGCTGGCGGCCCACTTCGGACCCTGGCCCCACCACCTGTTCCCGGGCCCGAGGGCGGTCGCTGACAGCCTCTGGGCGATGGCGCGGGATGGACGGCTGTGGGACGCGCTCGTGCGCTCCCTGGGCCGGCTCGCGCAGGGCTATGGCATCTCCGTGCTCATCGGGGTTCCCCTGGGACTCGCCATGGGACGCATCGCGCTCGTGCGGCGCACCCTGCGTCCGCTGGTGATGGGCCTGCAGGCCCTGCCCTCCATCTGCTGGCTGCCGCTGGCGCTCCTGTGGTTCGGCCTGACGGAGACCTCCATCATCTTCGTGGTGGTGATGGGCTCGGTGCTGGCCATCTCCATCGCGGTGGAGGACGGGGTGATGAGCGTGGACCCGCTGCTGCTGCGCGTGGCCTCCACGTATGGCATCCGCGGCGCGCGCTTCTACGGCGGCGTGCTGCTGCCCGCGGCCCTGCCGGGCATCGTCACCGGGCTCAAGCTGGGCTGGAGCTTCGCCTGGAGGGCGCTCATGGCCGGCGAGCTGTTGTACGTCTCCGGAGGGCTCGGCCAATTGCTCACCATGGGACGCGAGCTGATGGAAACGGCCCAGGTGATGGCGGTGATGGTGTGCATCATCGCGGTGGGCACCCTCATCGACCGGGTCCTCTTCCAGACGGTGGAGACGCGCGTCCGGCGCCGCTGGGGGCTGGTCTCGGGTTGA
- a CDS encoding ABC transporter substrate-binding protein, with protein MRGGLLAVGLSVLCVAAAGCKKEQPAVEAAAKQDAAHPLRVGFFPNITHAQALVGNDAGAFQQAVPGVEMKMFNAGPAAMEALTAGSLDASYVGTGPAINTFLKGGRELRIIAVAVDSGAVLVTKTARTPAQLKGKTLASPQLGNTQDIALRHWLGQQGLKVNRDVTVTPLSNPDILGLFIHGKLEGAWVPEPWGARMVAEGGGHILLDERQVWPQRRFHTTVLVTTRRALQERREPLKKLLRVHVELTRQWQREPETFIPRVNAAFGEVTGKPLAEPILRDAFSRLEPAMDAMPDQLQQAAEHARQLQFVPSSDLSDLVDTSLLEEVLREGQAP; from the coding sequence ATGCGCGGTGGACTTCTAGCGGTGGGTCTCTCGGTCCTGTGTGTGGCGGCGGCCGGTTGCAAGAAGGAGCAGCCAGCGGTGGAGGCGGCGGCGAAGCAGGACGCGGCGCATCCGCTCCGGGTGGGCTTCTTCCCCAACATCACCCATGCCCAGGCCCTGGTGGGCAATGACGCGGGGGCCTTCCAGCAGGCCGTGCCGGGTGTGGAGATGAAGATGTTCAACGCGGGCCCCGCCGCCATGGAGGCGCTCACCGCCGGCTCGCTCGACGCCTCGTACGTGGGCACCGGGCCCGCCATCAACACCTTCCTCAAGGGCGGACGGGAGCTGCGCATCATCGCCGTGGCGGTGGACTCCGGCGCGGTGCTGGTGACGAAGACGGCGCGCACCCCCGCGCAGCTCAAGGGCAAGACGCTCGCGAGCCCCCAGCTCGGCAACACCCAGGACATCGCGCTGCGCCACTGGTTGGGCCAGCAAGGACTGAAGGTCAACCGGGACGTCACCGTCACCCCGCTGTCCAATCCGGACATCCTCGGCCTGTTCATCCACGGCAAGCTCGAGGGCGCCTGGGTGCCCGAGCCGTGGGGCGCGCGCATGGTCGCCGAGGGTGGAGGCCACATCCTGCTGGACGAGCGCCAGGTGTGGCCCCAGCGGCGCTTCCATACCACCGTGCTCGTGACGACGCGCCGGGCGCTGCAGGAGCGGCGCGAGCCCCTCAAGAAACTGCTGCGCGTCCACGTGGAGCTCACCCGGCAGTGGCAACGAGAGCCCGAGACCTTCATCCCTCGCGTCAACGCGGCCTTCGGCGAGGTGACCGGCAAGCCGCTGGCCGAGCCCATCCTGCGCGACGCCTTCTCCCGGCTCGAGCCCGCGATGGACGCCATGCCGGATCAGCTCCAACAAGCCGCCGAGCACGCCCGGCAACTGCAGTTCGTCCCCAGCTCGGACCTCTCGGACCTGGTGGACACCTCGCTGCTGGAGGAGGTGCTGCGCGAGGGCCAGGCTCCCTGA
- a CDS encoding ankyrin repeat domain-containing protein, which produces MSLFDAVVVGDLSRVEALLAGGADPNPFDSEGRTPLMIAAERGEEQLARVLLAAGADPTLTDRLGESALTKAAAHGHRQLAALFYPHASPDEQDMARTLLQVGTDFFSMPRQAPPPPSGMMRKLASATAYVSQKLGDDVPTQRLERLERAQKNHKKS; this is translated from the coding sequence ATGTCCCTCTTCGATGCCGTGGTGGTGGGAGATCTGTCGCGTGTGGAGGCCCTGCTCGCCGGGGGCGCCGATCCCAACCCCTTCGACTCCGAGGGCCGCACTCCCCTCATGATCGCCGCCGAGCGGGGCGAGGAGCAGCTCGCGCGGGTGCTGCTCGCCGCGGGCGCGGATCCCACCCTCACGGACCGCCTGGGAGAATCCGCCCTCACCAAGGCCGCCGCCCACGGCCACCGCCAGCTCGCCGCGCTCTTCTATCCCCACGCCTCGCCGGACGAGCAGGACATGGCGCGCACGCTGCTCCAGGTGGGCACCGACTTCTTCTCGATGCCGAGACAAGCGCCGCCTCCTCCCAGCGGGATGATGCGCAAGCTCGCCTCGGCGACCGCCTATGTCTCCCAGAAGCTCGGCGACGACGTCCCCACGCAGCGGCTCGAGCGGCTCGAGCGCGCGCAGAAGAACCACAAGAAATCCTGA
- a CDS encoding ATP-binding cassette domain-containing protein: MYESLSGPWQTRDTLSTERHDNTLATAPSSLAHYIHRLRQAHARGGMRTIEQVMRESRLPRALVEPYALLQPGRYTRTLVFRDEDMEVLVLGWGQGSRAPVHGHDGQDCCLMTVAGELEVEDYRLVAGGKAPGYALIERVGPRRTLLPGALDSRDSLQDLHAVRPGARSGQAISLHVYCRPIDECLVYDPLHSRCELRQLRYDRAMSLADPAPSRTPTQGPFSRLWRTLFRGMRQVKETVKETLVPARVGEDAAKIAVKGMQHRYANKVVALQDVNLNIRSGEFVCLLGPSGCGKSTLLYALAGHIRPTGGHVRLDGKEIQGPGPDRLLMFQEAALFPWLTVRQNLEFVLAARGLSKAERTERAHRFIRYVQLEGFENTLPHELSGGMRMRTALARALAVNSQVMLMDEPFGSLDAQTRQHMHELLQRVWMETHKTIVFVTHDVTEALMLANRVVVMAPRPGRILQDLEVRLPMPRGPDDPALVELARRIRVMLKASESMNAPGAPGERGVHHEGVAPGTKADGPRGIVGSVGAGGPLRTLAPPPVPGPEGGR, translated from the coding sequence ATGTACGAAAGCCTCAGCGGTCCATGGCAGACCCGGGACACACTCTCGACCGAACGGCACGACAACACCCTCGCCACCGCTCCTTCATCCCTCGCGCACTACATCCACCGGCTTCGGCAGGCCCACGCCCGGGGAGGCATGCGGACCATCGAGCAGGTGATGCGCGAGAGCCGCCTGCCCCGCGCGCTGGTGGAGCCCTATGCCCTGCTGCAACCGGGCCGGTACACCCGCACGCTCGTGTTCCGGGACGAGGACATGGAGGTGCTCGTCCTTGGGTGGGGCCAGGGTTCACGTGCGCCCGTGCATGGGCATGACGGCCAGGACTGCTGCCTGATGACGGTGGCCGGCGAGCTGGAGGTGGAGGACTACCGGCTCGTGGCGGGAGGCAAGGCGCCGGGCTACGCCCTCATCGAGCGCGTGGGTCCGCGCCGGACCCTGCTGCCCGGAGCCCTGGACTCCCGTGACTCCCTCCAGGATCTGCACGCGGTGCGCCCGGGCGCGCGCAGCGGCCAGGCCATCTCGCTGCACGTCTACTGCCGTCCCATCGATGAGTGTCTCGTCTATGACCCCCTCCACTCCCGCTGTGAACTGCGCCAGTTGCGCTACGACCGAGCCATGAGCCTCGCCGACCCCGCGCCCTCGCGCACGCCTACCCAGGGACCCTTCTCCCGCCTGTGGCGCACCCTGTTCCGGGGCATGCGCCAGGTGAAGGAGACCGTGAAGGAAACGCTGGTCCCCGCCCGCGTGGGCGAGGACGCGGCGAAGATCGCCGTCAAGGGCATGCAGCACCGCTACGCCAACAAGGTGGTGGCGCTCCAGGACGTCAATCTCAACATCCGCTCGGGCGAGTTCGTGTGTCTGCTGGGCCCCTCGGGCTGCGGCAAGTCCACCCTGCTGTACGCGCTGGCGGGCCACATCCGCCCCACCGGCGGCCACGTGCGCCTGGACGGCAAGGAAATCCAGGGCCCCGGACCGGACCGCCTGCTGATGTTCCAGGAGGCGGCGCTCTTTCCGTGGCTCACGGTGCGGCAGAACCTGGAGTTCGTGCTCGCCGCCCGGGGCCTGTCCAAGGCCGAGCGCACCGAGCGTGCCCACCGCTTCATCCGCTACGTCCAGCTCGAGGGCTTCGAGAACACCCTGCCCCATGAGCTGTCGGGCGGAATGAGGATGCGCACGGCGCTCGCCCGGGCGCTGGCGGTCAACTCGCAGGTGATGCTGATGGACGAGCCCTTCGGCTCGTTGGACGCGCAGACGCGCCAGCACATGCACGAGCTGCTGCAGCGCGTGTGGATGGAGACCCACAAGACGATCGTCTTCGTCACCCACGACGTCACCGAGGCGCTGATGCTGGCCAACCGGGTGGTGGTGATGGCGCCCCGGCCGGGACGCATCCTCCAGGACCTGGAGGTGCGGCTGCCCATGCCCCGGGGCCCCGACGATCCCGCCCTGGTGGAGTTGGCGAGGCGCATCCGCGTGATGCTCAAGGCAAGCGAATCCATGAATGCCCCGGGCGCTCCGGGAGAACGGGGAGTGCACCATGAAGGCGTGGCACCTGGGACAAAAGCTGATGGTCCTCGTGGGATTGTTGGGAGCGTGGGCGCTGGCGGCCCACTTCGGACCCTGGCCCCACCACCTGTTCCCGGGCCCGAGGGCGGTCGCTGA
- a CDS encoding glutamine--tRNA ligase/YqeY domain fusion protein: MAETESKPVHFIRQIIAEDNQSGKFNGRVHTRFPPEPNGYLHIGHAKSIHLNYGMAVEHGGQFNMRFDDTNPSKEEQEYVDSILKDVKWVGADWGDRLFFASDYFEQMYAYAEQLIQKGKAYVCDLNAEQMREYRGTLTEPGRNSPFRDRSVEENLDLFRRMRAGEFPDGSRTLRAKIDMASPNFNLRDPVLYRIIHAHHHRQGDKWCIYPMYDWAHGIEDSIERITHSLCTLEFENHRPLYDWFLDELGVYHPQQIEFSRLNLTYTVMSKRKLLELVQGGSVRGWDDPRMPTLSGLRRRGCTPEALRAFCEDVGVTKFDATIDVGRLENAMRDDLNRRAPRRMAVLRPLKLIIENFPEGQVELLDAVNNPEDPAAGSRQVPFSRELYIEQEDFMENPPKKFFRLAPGQEVRLRFAFFVKCTSVEKDAAGNITAVRCTYDPATRGGDAPDGRKVKATIHWVSAQHAVNAEVRLFDRLFNVAEPDRAPKDPKAAASFNYKQNLNPNSLELLTTAKLEPALGSASEGERFQFERLGYFCVDSDSKPGAPVFNRTVTLKDTWAKEQAKGG; encoded by the coding sequence ATGGCCGAAACCGAGTCCAAGCCCGTTCACTTCATCCGGCAGATCATCGCGGAAGACAACCAGTCGGGAAAGTTCAACGGACGCGTCCACACCCGCTTCCCGCCCGAGCCCAACGGCTACCTGCACATCGGGCACGCCAAGAGCATCCACCTCAACTACGGCATGGCGGTGGAGCATGGCGGGCAGTTCAACATGCGCTTCGACGACACCAACCCGTCGAAGGAAGAGCAGGAGTACGTCGACTCCATCCTCAAGGACGTGAAGTGGGTGGGCGCGGACTGGGGTGACCGGCTCTTTTTCGCCTCGGACTACTTCGAGCAGATGTACGCCTACGCCGAGCAGCTCATCCAGAAGGGCAAGGCGTACGTGTGCGACCTGAACGCCGAGCAGATGCGCGAGTACCGCGGCACGCTCACCGAGCCCGGCCGCAACAGCCCCTTCCGCGACCGGAGCGTGGAGGAGAACCTGGACCTGTTCCGCCGCATGCGCGCGGGCGAGTTCCCGGACGGCTCGCGCACCCTGCGCGCGAAGATCGACATGGCGTCGCCCAACTTCAACCTGCGCGACCCCGTGCTCTACCGCATCATCCACGCCCACCATCACCGCCAGGGCGACAAGTGGTGCATCTACCCGATGTATGACTGGGCGCACGGCATCGAGGACTCCATCGAGCGCATCACCCACTCGCTGTGCACGCTCGAGTTCGAGAACCACCGGCCGCTCTACGACTGGTTCCTCGACGAGTTGGGCGTCTACCACCCGCAGCAGATCGAGTTCTCCCGGCTCAACCTCACCTACACGGTGATGAGCAAGCGCAAGCTGCTGGAACTGGTGCAGGGCGGCTCGGTGCGCGGCTGGGATGATCCGCGCATGCCCACCCTCTCCGGCCTGCGCCGGCGCGGCTGCACCCCCGAGGCCCTGCGCGCCTTCTGCGAGGACGTGGGCGTCACCAAGTTCGACGCCACCATCGACGTGGGCCGGCTGGAGAACGCGATGCGCGACGACCTCAACCGCCGCGCCCCGCGCCGCATGGCCGTGCTGCGCCCGCTCAAGCTCATCATCGAGAACTTCCCCGAGGGGCAGGTGGAGCTGCTCGACGCGGTGAACAACCCCGAGGACCCGGCCGCGGGCTCCCGCCAGGTGCCCTTCTCGCGCGAGCTGTACATCGAGCAGGAAGACTTCATGGAGAACCCGCCCAAGAAGTTCTTCCGGCTCGCGCCCGGCCAGGAGGTGCGGCTGCGCTTCGCCTTCTTCGTCAAGTGCACGAGCGTGGAGAAGGACGCGGCGGGCAACATCACCGCGGTGCGCTGCACCTATGATCCCGCCACGCGCGGCGGCGACGCCCCGGACGGGCGCAAGGTGAAGGCCACCATCCACTGGGTGTCCGCGCAGCACGCGGTGAACGCCGAGGTGCGCCTGTTCGACCGGCTCTTCAACGTGGCCGAGCCGGACCGCGCCCCGAAGGATCCCAAGGCCGCCGCGAGCTTCAACTACAAGCAGAACCTCAACCCGAACTCGCTGGAGCTCCTCACCACGGCGAAGCTGGAGCCCGCGCTGGGCTCGGCGAGCGAGGGCGAGCGCTTCCAGTTCGAGCGCCTGGGCTACTTCTGCGTGGACTCCGACTCCAAGCCCGGAGCACCCGTGTTCAACCGCACGGTGACGCTCAAGGACACCTGGGCCAAGGAGCAGGCCAAGGGCGGCTGA